TGATTGATGCCCGCCCCGAAGCCCAGTTTGCCGGTCAAAGCAAAAGCCCGGTTGTGGCCCGTTATGGTGCCATTCCTGGTGCTGTGAATATTTCCCAGTCGAAATTCTATGACGACAAGGAAGGCAAATTCGTTGCGGCGGATGTGATCGAACAGCTTGCTGGCAAGGCAGGTGTTTCGGACAACAGCAAGGAAATCACCTATTGCAATACCGGCCACTGGGCATCGGTTGCGTGGTTTGGCCTGTCCGAAGTGATGGGCAACAAAAACACCAAAATGTATGACGGCTCCATGACCGAATGGGCCGCTGATCCGTCGCGCGATGTGGTGAAAGCCCAGTAACATCCTGTTATCGACAGGTTTGCACTTTTCCCGGTCAGGCCGAATGCGGGCCTGACCGGGGCCATCGCCCAAAACAGGCGATGATCGCGATTTGTCATTTCGGACAATCCCGCTGCCCGGTTGCTGTATGCGCCTTGCCTGCATGACGTATTTGATGCGCCAACGCGGGGCTTTTACCGGGCAGGCGAAAACGGCCCCGGGCCGGTTAAAAAGATAAAATTTCAGGATCAATCATGGCTGATACAAGTGGGGCAAGCGCCCGTGCACAGGCTGCACCTCTGCCTCCCTTTACCTTCGATCGTGGACCGGCTGCCATTTGCGCGGTCATCTTTGCTGCGGTGGCTATGGTCATTGCGCAGGCGGTCAGCCTGCATCAGATGGTGGTCTATCTGATTGGCGGGGTATTGGGCCTGGCATTATATCACGCATCCTTTGGTTTTACTGGTGGCTGGCGCCGCATGGTGGTTGAACGGCGCGGGCGTGCCATGCGCGCCCAGCTTTTGATGGTCGCTGTTGCTGCCATTGCCTTCATTCCGCTGCTTGGCTTTGGCTCGCCCTTTGGCGGGTCGCTGGTCGGGGCGTTGGCGCCGGTTGGTGTGTCGGTGCTTGTTGGCGCGCTGATCTTTGGTTTTGGCATGCAGCTTGGCGGTGGGTGTGGTTCCGGCACCCTGTTTACCGCCGGGGGCGGTTCGGCCCGCATGCTGGTGACGCTGGCATTTTTTGTAATTGGTGCGCTGCTTGGCACTGCCCATCTGCCCATGTGGTTAACCCTGCCATCGCTTCCTACGGTGGGCCTTGGGTCGGTTTTTGGTCCGCTGGGCGGGGTTGTTGTCACCCTGGTAGCGCTGGCACTGGTGGCACTGGTCACCATTTTTGTTGAACGCGCTGCGCATGGTTCGCTTGAAACGGTTTCTGCCCCGTCCCGTCAGGGCATGGTGCGGTTCCTTCATGGTCCGTGGCCGCTGGTCGGCACCGGGCTTTTGCTGGCATTGATGAATGTGGTGACGCTTCTGGTCACCGGGCATCCCTGGTCCATTACTTTCGGTTTTGGTGTTTGGGGGGCAAAGATCGCCCAGGCGATGGGTGTTGGTGTTGAAAACTGGGCCTTCTGGAACTGGCCTGGTCCGGCGCGCGCCTTGCATAATTCGGTGCTGGCCGATGATACCTCGGTCATGAATTTCGGCATTCTTATCGGGGCTGCTTTGGCATCGGCCCTTGCGGGCAAATTTGCCCCGAAGGTGCGGGTGCCGCTGGCATCCCTGATTGCGGCGGCCATTGGTGGTGTGCTGATGGGCTATGGGGCGCGGCTTGCATTTGGTTGCAATATCGGCGCGCTGTTTAGCGGCATTGCCTCGGGCAGCCTGCATGGCTGGCTGTGGTTTGCGGCTGCCTTTGCCGGTAGTGCGCTTGGCATTGCCGTTCGTCCGGTTTTTGGTCTCGATGGATTTAAAAAGAAATGACCGATCGTAATTATCTGCTTTATGGCGCGGTTTTTCTGGCAGCCACCGGCGCAATTGCCGCCGACCATTTCAGCCATGCCGGTGCCAACCCGCCCGCTATCGCCCGTCCGGCCGCATCGCCTGCACCTGCACAGGCACCGTCATCGGGCGGCAATCCGTGCGCGGCCGGGAACCCTTGCGCGACATCAAACCCGTGTGCAGCCGGTAACCCGTGTGCCGCTGCCAGCCCCTGCATGGCCAACCCTTGCGGTGCGGCGGGCGTTGATGGCAACCCGTGCGCCGGTTTTAACCCCTGCGCGGCCGAAAATCCCTGTGCTGCTTATAACCCCTGTGGGGCGGCAAACCCATGTGCTGCGACCAATCCCTGTGCCGCTTTAAACCCATGCGCAGCAGGGGCCAATCCTTGCGGTGCCTATAATCCGTGTGGTGCAGGCAACCCCTGCGCCCCGGCCGAAAACCCGTGCGCGGCAAGCAACCCTTGTGCTGCGGGCAATCCGTGTGCTGCCTATAACCCTTGTGGTGCGATGGGGCAGTGAGAACATGCCGTCCAGATTCGGCAAATTTGACGGGGCAGGGTTGATTTTGCCGGATCGGTTTGTGCCAAAAGCTGAATTTATAGAATGGCACCGGAACAATGTTTTTTTGGATGCAAAACTCTGAGTTTGGCGACTTGAAGGCGAAGGCCTTGGGGATGCACAAAAATATCCCGTTTGACAATCCGGGGAAACTCTGCGCATTTTACGGGCGTCATTTGATTGCTCCAGTAGCGTAGAGGGAACGTTAACCTGTTCCAGCCTGTCGAGCGGTTACGGAAGAACAGCATGGAACTGCCCTGCTACGCGGGTAATTCGGAAGAGATGCAAGGCGCAGACCTGTATACGAAACATATCAAGGGCCGATTCCCTTTGTCTGCTGCCGCAAACCTAAGAGAACTATTTATTTGACCCAGTTTTCGGATCTCGGCTTGGCCGAGCCCGTACTTCGAGCATTATCGCACGAAGGGTACGCTACGCCGACGCCGATCCAGGCACAGGCGATTCCTTCCCTGTTGGAAGGCAAGGATCTTCTGGGCATCGCCCAGACCGGCACCGGCAAGACTGCTGCCTTTGCATTGCCGACTCTTGACCGTCTTTCAAAATCCGACAAACGGACTGCGCCACGCCATTGCCGCGTGCTGGTGCTCGCGCCCACGCGTGAACTTGCCGCCCAGATTGGCGACAGCTTCCGTGCCTATGGCCGTTTCACCAAAACCAGTGTGGCCGTTGTTGTTGGTGGTGTGGCCCATGGCCCGCAGATCAAGGCATTGGCACCGGGTGTCGATGTGCTTGTCGCAACGCCGGGCCGTCTGCTTGACCATATTGATGCCGGCAAGCTCAGCCTTGCTCAGGTTGAGGTCGTTGTGCTTGACGAAGCCGATCACATGCTTGATCTGGGCTTCTTGCCACCGATCCGCCGCATTATCAAGTTGCTGCCCAAATCCCGGCAGAACCTGTTTTTCTCGGCTACCATGCCGACCCAGATTGGTCAGCTTGCGGGCGATATGCTGCGCGAACCGGTCAAGGTTTCCGTCACCCCTGTTGCCACCACGGCAGAGCGGGTTGAGCAGTCGGTTTACCTGATCGAAGCATCGCGCAAGCGCGCACTGCTGGCTGAATTGCTGGATAATCCGGCCTTTGTCCGTACCCTGGTTTTTACCCGTACCAAACGGGGTGCCGACCGGGTGGCAAAGCATCTGGAAGCCAATAAAATCAGCGCATCGGCGATTCATGGCAATAAAAGCCAGAATCAGCGCGAACGTGCCCTTGCCGCCTTCAAGGACGGGCAGGTGCAGGTGCTGGTCGCAACTGATATCGCCGCGCGCGGTATTGACGTTGATGGTGTTACCCATGTCGTCAATTACGAATTGCCCAACGTTCCTGAAAGCTATGTGCACCGTATTGGCCGTACCGCCCGTGGCGGTGCCGCTGGTCAGGCGATTGCGTTTTGTGCCGATGATGAACGTTCGCTTCTGCGCGATATTGAGCGTACCACCCGCCAGTCGATTCCGGTAATTGACCGTCGTGATCCCGAGGCAGCTGCCTTGCAGGAAGCTGAAAATGCGACCCTGCGCGGACAGCGCGAAGGCCAGGGTGCAGGCGGGCGTCGCCCCGCACGGGGTGGCCGTGGTGCAGCGGGCGGCGAAAATGCTGGCCGGTCGCGCAATGGTGGCAATGGCAACGGTGGCCGTGGCAACAATGCCAATGCCCGCCGCAGCCAGGGTGCATCTGCCGCATCCACCACAGCCGAAGGCAAAGCCGGGCAGGGCCGTTATAAGGGCGGGCGCAAGCCTGCGAACGCAGCCGAAGGGCAGCGCCCGGTTGAAAATTCGCGCAATGATGCCGGTCAGAATGACGGGGCATCTGCCAATGCGCCAGCACGTGCAGGCCGCAAAACCGGTTTTACCCCGCGTAACCGCGATGGTGCCCCGGCGCGTGGTCGTAATGGTGCGCGCGATAGCCGCGAGGGCAGCGATGCCCGTGGCAATGCGCCGCGCAACAATCAACGTAACGAGCGTAATGATCGCCGCAGCGCCGATGATGGCAGCCAGAACCGGATCGCATCGAATGTTGCGTTTCTGGGCAAGGCGCCGGCTGGAAATTCCGGCAACGGTGTGGGTGCAGGGCGTACGGCAACTGCCGATGCCTCGCGCGGTAATCGCAATACACGAAATTCCGGGCAGGGCCGGGGAGCGCGGGATGCTTCCGGTCAGGCACGGGTGAAAAACGGAAACCGGTCGCGCCATTCGGCGTAATCGGTCTTCCAAAGGAATGGACCGGACCTATGAAGGGTTCTGTCTAACAGTTTGTGCCAACATATACTCATAGGAGAGACTAAAATGGCAACTGGTATCGTTAAATGGTTCAACGCAACCAAAGGTTATGGTTTCATTCAGCCGGATGAAGGCGGAAACGACGTATTCCTGCACATCAGCGCTGTTGAACGCGCTGGCCTGCGTCACCCGCAGGAAGGCGACAAGATCAACTACGAACTGCGCACCGACTCCCGTTCGGGTCGCGTTTCGGCTGACGATCTGTCCGCTGCCTAATTCGGTTCGTCATCCTGTGGGGTGGCACTGAAATTACAATCCCCGCCCGGGAAACCGCGCGGGGATTGTTTTATTTTGGGCCTTTTACAGGCCTGTCCGTCTGGCGCTGGCGTCGGGTATGGCAGGGCAGGCCGGTAAAAGCCCCTTATTGCTTCTGGCTGGTGCTCGCGCATCTGTTGTGGTGTGCTGAATATGCATTGTCGGCGTGCTGGCGATTCATGCTGTTGCTATTTGGTGC
The window above is part of the Thalassospira marina genome. Proteins encoded here:
- a CDS encoding cold-shock protein yields the protein MATGIVKWFNATKGYGFIQPDEGGNDVFLHISAVERAGLRHPQEGDKINYELRTDSRSGRVSADDLSAA
- a CDS encoding YeeE/YedE family protein is translated as MADTSGASARAQAAPLPPFTFDRGPAAICAVIFAAVAMVIAQAVSLHQMVVYLIGGVLGLALYHASFGFTGGWRRMVVERRGRAMRAQLLMVAVAAIAFIPLLGFGSPFGGSLVGALAPVGVSVLVGALIFGFGMQLGGGCGSGTLFTAGGGSARMLVTLAFFVIGALLGTAHLPMWLTLPSLPTVGLGSVFGPLGGVVVTLVALALVALVTIFVERAAHGSLETVSAPSRQGMVRFLHGPWPLVGTGLLLALMNVVTLLVTGHPWSITFGFGVWGAKIAQAMGVGVENWAFWNWPGPARALHNSVLADDTSVMNFGILIGAALASALAGKFAPKVRVPLASLIAAAIGGVLMGYGARLAFGCNIGALFSGIASGSLHGWLWFAAAFAGSALGIAVRPVFGLDGFKKK
- a CDS encoding DEAD/DEAH box helicase yields the protein MAEPVLRALSHEGYATPTPIQAQAIPSLLEGKDLLGIAQTGTGKTAAFALPTLDRLSKSDKRTAPRHCRVLVLAPTRELAAQIGDSFRAYGRFTKTSVAVVVGGVAHGPQIKALAPGVDVLVATPGRLLDHIDAGKLSLAQVEVVVLDEADHMLDLGFLPPIRRIIKLLPKSRQNLFFSATMPTQIGQLAGDMLREPVKVSVTPVATTAERVEQSVYLIEASRKRALLAELLDNPAFVRTLVFTRTKRGADRVAKHLEANKISASAIHGNKSQNQRERALAAFKDGQVQVLVATDIAARGIDVDGVTHVVNYELPNVPESYVHRIGRTARGGAAGQAIAFCADDERSLLRDIERTTRQSIPVIDRRDPEAAALQEAENATLRGQREGQGAGGRRPARGGRGAAGGENAGRSRNGGNGNGGRGNNANARRSQGASAASTTAEGKAGQGRYKGGRKPANAAEGQRPVENSRNDAGQNDGASANAPARAGRKTGFTPRNRDGAPARGRNGARDSREGSDARGNAPRNNQRNERNDRRSADDGSQNRIASNVAFLGKAPAGNSGNGVGAGRTATADASRGNRNTRNSGQGRGARDASGQARVKNGNRSRHSA